A genome region from Acidobacteriota bacterium includes the following:
- a CDS encoding DUF3857 domain-containing protein: protein MPRTSAALGLLSAGIFLLCSVVGALPVGAALPQHPALTQSPPPTWVEVLEDPPAPATAGDSSALAYRISDDQVLLQGTDSSIYSSLVVEVLTQAGLQDAAQWEVVFDPRHQRLRIHHLDVYRDGAWTDRLASAQGSVLQRESELSRRLYDERLSLLLLLEDVRVGDLVRFSYTLEGRNPILGERYAASFYLGYSIPVAELRVRLRAPTGEPLHYRLQGTDEEPEKVRRGRWQELIWHRRDVAAVPVDEDTPPDHEPLPLVQVSQFDSWEQVSAWGRELYLPQALPEELREVWKTIALDHRGPSGASHLDAVAAEGRFLAASRWVQDEVRYFGILLGHHSHAPHDVADIARRRYGDCKDKTRLLITLLDSLGIEAWPALVNSSGPDLRRFHPSPLVFDHVVTVARLPQGVFWVDPTLELQGGDLDSLYFPRYRTALELRPGVTAPTVLPEHHSRPGRREVHHAYELDLAQDDLVVDIVTTFEGAQAESQRAELDSYSLEEIQDSYVEFYTSGERTVEPLRPLRVSDDRDANRLKIFERYRILDCWQPDEAGTTCDLLPLTVGSRLTEPARLERTAPLHLPKGLEVREIIDLRTLRRWDFDPVEVVEENPWFTYQVSSTVESHSIELVYDLQTVADRVPPNYLQRYVQALGVVGENSGYSLYLLGDGQTSEPEISDDVAAAIGCGFLLVMFLGAVGLVVGVVFFLRRSRRSAPAGAAGSCNECRAPLPSGGNARFCPRCGAPVSSAVAGTSTHGTAAAPAAASSASTPAAYPTPRAQSNPISIPLIILGAAAALFLVISVIGILAALLIPNFVDALSLAKQKRSLADLRTVADALDRFHAVEGYYPAASDTGQLVEMLSGAGPVAEAPSMAASDGWERAFTYQCWPPEAAPSGPEDDSTERALLCSDYRLASAGADGVLEHQDLRNYEAHQWQPSDDPQRHRDLVIGPEGWVTRPASSYP from the coding sequence ATGCCCCGAACCTCAGCCGCCCTCGGGCTGCTATCCGCCGGAATCTTCCTCCTGTGCTCAGTCGTGGGTGCCCTCCCCGTAGGAGCCGCGCTCCCCCAGCACCCGGCTCTGACCCAGAGCCCCCCACCGACCTGGGTCGAGGTGCTCGAAGATCCGCCGGCACCGGCGACGGCGGGAGACTCCTCCGCCCTCGCCTACCGCATCAGCGACGATCAAGTCTTGCTGCAGGGCACGGACAGCAGCATCTACAGCTCGCTGGTGGTGGAGGTCCTCACCCAAGCCGGCCTCCAGGATGCCGCCCAATGGGAAGTGGTCTTCGATCCACGGCATCAACGGTTGCGCATCCATCACCTCGACGTCTATCGGGACGGCGCATGGACCGATCGCCTGGCCTCCGCCCAGGGCTCGGTGCTGCAACGGGAGTCCGAGCTCAGCCGCCGCCTCTACGACGAGCGCCTCAGCCTGCTCTTGTTGTTGGAGGACGTGCGAGTCGGGGACCTGGTGCGCTTCTCCTACACCCTGGAGGGGCGCAACCCCATCCTCGGCGAGCGCTACGCCGCATCCTTCTATCTCGGCTACAGCATCCCGGTGGCGGAGCTCCGGGTGCGCCTCCGAGCCCCCACCGGGGAGCCCCTGCACTACCGTCTCCAGGGCACCGACGAGGAGCCGGAGAAGGTGCGCCGCGGCCGCTGGCAGGAGCTAATCTGGCACCGCCGGGACGTGGCCGCGGTGCCGGTGGACGAAGACACCCCGCCGGATCACGAGCCCTTGCCGCTGGTGCAGGTGAGCCAATTCGACAGCTGGGAGCAAGTCTCCGCCTGGGGGCGCGAGCTCTACCTACCCCAGGCCTTGCCGGAAGAGCTCCGGGAGGTGTGGAAGACCATCGCCCTCGATCATCGGGGCCCCTCCGGCGCCTCCCACCTCGACGCCGTGGCGGCGGAGGGCCGCTTCCTCGCCGCCAGCCGCTGGGTCCAGGACGAGGTCCGCTACTTCGGCATCCTCCTCGGCCACCACTCCCACGCTCCCCACGACGTGGCGGACATCGCCCGCCGCCGCTACGGCGACTGCAAGGACAAAACCCGCCTGCTCATCACCCTGCTGGACAGCCTCGGCATCGAAGCCTGGCCGGCCTTGGTGAACAGCTCCGGACCCGACCTGCGGCGCTTCCACCCCTCGCCGCTGGTCTTCGATCACGTGGTGACGGTGGCCCGGCTTCCCCAGGGAGTGTTCTGGGTCGACCCCACCCTGGAGCTCCAAGGCGGCGATCTCGACAGCCTCTACTTCCCCCGCTACCGCACCGCCCTCGAGCTACGCCCCGGCGTCACCGCCCCCACCGTCCTGCCCGAGCACCACTCCCGCCCCGGCCGCCGGGAAGTCCACCACGCCTATGAGCTCGACCTCGCCCAGGACGATCTCGTCGTCGACATCGTCACCACCTTCGAGGGAGCCCAGGCGGAGAGCCAGCGGGCCGAGCTCGACTCCTACTCCCTGGAAGAGATCCAGGACAGCTACGTCGAGTTCTACACCTCCGGTGAGCGCACCGTAGAGCCCCTGAGGCCGCTGCGGGTGTCCGACGACCGCGACGCCAACCGGTTGAAGATCTTCGAGCGCTACCGCATCCTCGACTGCTGGCAGCCGGACGAGGCCGGCACCACCTGTGACCTCCTGCCCCTCACCGTCGGCTCGAGACTGACCGAGCCGGCACGGCTGGAGCGCACGGCCCCACTGCACCTTCCGAAGGGTCTGGAAGTCCGCGAGATCATCGACCTGCGCACCCTCCGCAGGTGGGACTTCGACCCGGTGGAGGTGGTCGAGGAAAACCCCTGGTTCACCTACCAGGTCAGCTCCACCGTCGAATCCCACAGCATCGAGCTGGTCTACGATCTTCAGACCGTCGCCGACCGGGTCCCGCCGAACTACCTCCAACGCTACGTCCAGGCCCTCGGCGTCGTCGGCGAGAACAGCGGCTACTCCCTCTATCTGCTCGGAGACGGTCAGACCTCGGAGCCGGAGATCTCCGACGATGTCGCGGCGGCCATCGGCTGCGGCTTCCTGCTGGTGATGTTCCTGGGAGCGGTGGGACTGGTGGTGGGAGTGGTCTTCTTCCTCCGGCGCAGCCGCCGCTCCGCCCCCGCCGGCGCTGCGGGAAGCTGCAACGAGTGCCGCGCTCCCCTACCCTCCGGCGGCAACGCCCGCTTCTGCCCCCGCTGCGGCGCCCCCGTTAGCAGTGCCGTCGCCGGCACTTCCACCCACGGCACCGCTGCGGCGCCCGCCGCGGCTTCTTCAGCCTCCACCCCCGCCGCCTACCCCACGCCGAGAGCCCAGTCCAACCCCATCTCCATCCCGTTGATCATCCTCGGCGCAGCGGCAGCGCTCTTCTTGGTCATCTCCGTCATCGGCATCCTCGCCGCCCTCCTCATCCCCAACTTCGTCGACGCCCTGAGCCTGGCCAAGCAAAAACGCTCCCTGGCGGACCTGCGCACCGTCGCCGACGCCCTGGACCGCTTCCACGCCGTGGAAGGCTACTATCCCGCCGCTTCCGACACCGGCCAGCTGGTGGAGATGCTCTCCGGCGCCGGCCCCGTGGCCGAGGCCCCCTCGATGGCTGCCAGCGACGGCTGGGAACGAGCCTTCACCTACCAATGCTGGCCCCCGGAGGCGGCGCCCTCCGGACCTGAAGACGACTCCACAGAGAGGGCGTTGCTGTGCAGCGACTACCGCCTCGCCAGCGCCGGCGCCGACGGCGTCTTGGAGCACCAGGATCTAAGGAATTACGAGGCCCACCAATGGCAGCCCTCGGACGACCCCCAGCGCCACCGCGACCTGGTCATCGGCCCCGAGGGATGGGTCACCCGGCCCGCTTCGAGCTACCCATGA
- a CDS encoding tetratricopeptide repeat protein — translation MSPLPVLQDKDSKPPKIARSRTAKWRAGVLVLVHLVIAAHIAHWLMTGSSVTPVEPSEAMAFSKGNMVNAGLIFFAATILLTAVFGRFFCGWACHLVALQDLCRWLLGKVGIKPAPLRSRVLLWVPLLAFVYMFLWPVAYRLWIGDSFQHLGFEMTTSEFWATFPGWVVGGLTFLTCGFVIVYFLGAKGFCTYACPYGAIYGLADKVSPMRIRVTDACAGCGHCTAVCSSNVRVHQEVRDYGMVVDPGCMKCMDCVSVCPNDALYYGAGPISLGAKPRVEEPRRQGPQLSWGQEGVLAVAFAAAFFTFRGLYGAVPFLMSLGLAAVLAYLTLFAVKLASRRAMAFRGWRLKREGKLLPAGWVVVSLLGVVGIFWVHSAVVRGHAALGERAYRSAAPWRTALDVTAPVPAVGSAERERVLDARDHLIKAQNWGLVKSPTTAAKLAYLEMQAGFSREVEAHAEEALAGGEDAASMEQLLARVAWSRGEEARAKEAYRRALEAAPERPGAYVNLGILLGQSGDLAGAGEVLEEGLRRAPATPSLTYNAGLVKAMTGDVDGAVARFQAALEAQPELREARENLAGVLASAGRFEAAVEQFRIALAQAPEDVETRFLLARALLGAGSSAAAAAELREVLRRSPGHAGAEQLLRQVEARE, via the coding sequence ATGTCCCCGCTACCCGTCCTTCAGGACAAAGACTCCAAGCCCCCGAAGATCGCCCGCTCCCGGACCGCCAAGTGGCGGGCGGGGGTGTTGGTGTTGGTGCACTTGGTGATCGCGGCGCATATTGCCCATTGGTTGATGACAGGGTCGTCGGTGACGCCGGTGGAGCCTTCGGAGGCGATGGCGTTCTCGAAGGGGAATATGGTCAATGCGGGGTTGATCTTCTTCGCGGCGACGATTCTATTGACGGCGGTGTTCGGGCGGTTTTTTTGTGGTTGGGCGTGCCATCTGGTGGCGCTGCAGGATCTTTGCCGGTGGTTGTTGGGGAAGGTGGGGATCAAGCCGGCGCCGTTGCGGTCGCGGGTGTTGCTGTGGGTGCCGCTCCTCGCCTTCGTCTACATGTTCCTGTGGCCGGTGGCGTATCGGTTGTGGATCGGGGATTCGTTTCAGCATCTGGGCTTCGAGATGACCACCTCGGAATTCTGGGCCACTTTCCCGGGGTGGGTCGTCGGCGGGCTGACCTTTCTGACTTGCGGCTTCGTCATCGTCTACTTCCTGGGCGCCAAGGGCTTTTGCACCTATGCCTGCCCCTACGGCGCCATCTACGGGCTGGCGGACAAGGTGTCGCCGATGCGCATTCGGGTCACCGACGCCTGCGCCGGCTGTGGGCATTGCACGGCGGTGTGCTCGTCCAATGTGCGGGTGCACCAGGAGGTGCGGGATTACGGGATGGTGGTGGATCCGGGGTGCATGAAGTGCATGGACTGCGTGAGCGTGTGCCCCAACGATGCGCTCTACTACGGCGCCGGTCCCATCAGCCTGGGGGCGAAGCCGCGGGTGGAAGAGCCGCGGCGGCAAGGCCCGCAGCTTTCCTGGGGGCAGGAAGGCGTGCTGGCGGTGGCCTTTGCGGCGGCGTTTTTCACCTTCCGCGGGCTCTACGGAGCGGTGCCGTTCCTGATGTCGCTGGGGCTGGCGGCGGTGTTGGCGTACCTGACGCTCTTCGCGGTGAAGCTGGCGTCGCGGCGGGCCATGGCGTTCCGTGGCTGGCGGCTGAAGCGGGAGGGCAAGCTGCTGCCGGCGGGGTGGGTGGTAGTGAGCCTTCTGGGCGTGGTGGGGATTTTCTGGGTCCATAGCGCGGTGGTGCGGGGGCACGCGGCGCTGGGGGAGCGGGCGTACCGCTCAGCGGCGCCGTGGCGGACGGCGTTGGATGTCACCGCGCCGGTGCCGGCGGTGGGGTCGGCGGAGCGGGAACGGGTGCTGGACGCTCGGGATCATCTGATCAAGGCACAGAACTGGGGCTTGGTGAAGTCGCCGACGACGGCGGCGAAGCTGGCCTATTTGGAGATGCAGGCGGGGTTCTCCCGCGAGGTGGAGGCCCACGCCGAGGAAGCGCTGGCGGGGGGGGAGGATGCGGCCTCCATGGAGCAGCTGCTGGCGCGGGTGGCCTGGTCCCGGGGGGAAGAGGCGCGGGCGAAGGAGGCCTATCGGCGGGCGCTGGAGGCGGCGCCGGAGAGACCCGGGGCGTATGTGAATCTGGGCATTCTGCTGGGGCAGAGCGGCGACCTGGCGGGGGCCGGGGAGGTGTTGGAAGAAGGCCTGCGGCGGGCGCCAGCGACCCCCAGCCTGACCTACAACGCCGGCCTGGTGAAGGCCATGACTGGCGACGTGGACGGCGCCGTGGCGCGCTTCCAGGCGGCACTGGAAGCGCAGCCGGAGCTGCGGGAGGCGCGGGAGAATCTAGCGGGCGTGCTGGCCTCGGCGGGGCGCTTCGAGGCCGCGGTGGAGCAATTCCGCATCGCTCTCGCCCAAGCCCCGGAGGATGTAGAGACGCGCTTCCTGCTGGCCCGGGCCCTTCTCGGCGCGGGCTCTTCGGCGGCGGCGGCGGCGGAGCTGCGGGAGGTGCTGCGGCGCTCGCCGGGGCATGCGGGGGCGGAGCAGCTGCTGCGGCAGGTGGAGGCGCGGGAGTAG
- a CDS encoding formylglycine-generating enzyme family protein translates to MKRSSAPPTPHPIDQGHPPDWAVEWGEDRYGVFASFEVEGVPQRLRWIPPGRFWMGSPEHEKGRWDDEGPRHLVELTEGFWLAETPCTQALWQAVMGENPSRFQSPQWPVEQVSWEDCHRFFEAVEEKEPRLKCRLPTEAEWEYACRAGTEGATWAGDLEILGANNAPLLDDIAWYGGNSGKGFDLEGGVDSSDWPEKQYDHTEAGTREVALKERNPWGLYDMLGNVFEWCSDWKEEYPSELQVNPAGSERGAHRVLRGGSWRSYAQSVRAASRYWSHPAARSDHLGVRLALGQGRGAPAAEPLGESGRAAGVRRARDEPEPPGAGADGGGGGEVALPQSGPRGFPRSRE, encoded by the coding sequence ATGAAGCGTAGTAGCGCTCCCCCCACCCCCCACCCCATCGATCAAGGCCACCCTCCCGACTGGGCGGTGGAATGGGGAGAAGACCGCTACGGAGTGTTCGCAAGCTTTGAGGTGGAAGGCGTGCCGCAGCGGCTGCGGTGGATTCCGCCGGGACGGTTTTGGATGGGGTCGCCCGAACACGAAAAGGGCCGCTGGGATGATGAAGGCCCTCGGCACTTGGTAGAGCTGACGGAAGGCTTCTGGCTGGCAGAGACTCCGTGCACCCAGGCGCTGTGGCAAGCGGTGATGGGAGAGAACCCAAGCCGGTTTCAGTCACCGCAGTGGCCGGTGGAGCAGGTGAGCTGGGAGGACTGCCACCGCTTTTTCGAGGCTGTAGAAGAGAAGGAGCCGAGGTTGAAGTGCCGGCTGCCCACGGAAGCGGAATGGGAGTATGCGTGCCGGGCGGGGACCGAGGGTGCGACGTGGGCGGGAGATCTGGAGATTCTAGGAGCGAACAACGCACCGCTTCTTGATGACATCGCCTGGTACGGCGGCAACAGCGGGAAGGGCTTCGACTTGGAGGGCGGCGTTGATTCTTCGGATTGGCCGGAGAAGCAATACGACCATACCGAAGCCGGAACTCGAGAGGTAGCGCTGAAGGAGCGCAACCCCTGGGGCCTGTACGACATGCTAGGGAACGTCTTCGAGTGGTGCAGCGATTGGAAGGAGGAGTACCCTTCCGAGTTGCAGGTGAATCCTGCGGGCTCGGAGCGGGGCGCGCATCGCGTGCTCCGCGGTGGCTCCTGGCGCTCGTACGCGCAGTCCGTGCGTGCGGCGTCCCGCTACTGGAGCCACCCGGCCGCTCGCAGCGACCACCTGGGCGTCCGCCTGGCCCTAGGTCAGGGGCGCGGAGCGCCGGCGGCGGAGCCGCTGGGGGAGTCCGGCCGGGCGGCCGGGGTGCGGAGAGCGAGGGACGAGCCGGAGCCCCCGGGGGCCGGGGCGGACGGGGGCGGTGGGGGGGAGGTGGCGCTGCCACAGTCGGGACCGCGTGGATTCCCGCGTTCGCGGGAATGA